The Ovis aries strain OAR_USU_Benz2616 breed Rambouillet chromosome X, ARS-UI_Ramb_v3.0, whole genome shotgun sequence genomic sequence ctccatggaatcttcccgacccagggattgaacccaggtatcccgccttgtagacagacactttaccatcagagccaccaggggagtttAGCTGACTGGGGGTTAAACACGGGGGAGGGGCATGGCAGGAGTTGGGAGATGGGACGTCTAGTGTCACGTGACATGGGCTGCCATAGTAACAGGCCCCCCTGCCTTGCATCCAATCAGAGATGGACAGTGTCTGTGACGTCAGGGAAAGCCGGGCCTATAAATTCGACCAACGGCCGTCAACGGCCTCACTGTTCTTCTGGGCTGCGCTATGGAGAATGGTGGCTCTACCGTGTCTGCACCATCCTCTGACAGCCATGAGGAAGACGTGATCATCATAGAAACCAGCACCTCCGAAACTGAGCCCTCTGAAATGGAGATGGCGAAAGCAGAGACCTCCAAACCAGAGCCGTATGATGCGGAACCAAGAAAGGCAAAGCAGAAGACAGCTAAGGGCCGCCGTTGCCGTCGCCGCCGCTGCCGTCAGGGCAATTTCTCAAGCTTTGCTACCTATTTCCCTAGGGTGCTGAAGCAAGTACATACAGGCCTGAGTCTTTCCCGTGAGTCCGTGAACGTCCTGGATTCGTTTGTGAAAGATATGTTCGAGCGGATTGCCGAAGAGGCCGGGCGCCTGGCCCACATCAACAAGCGCTGCACCATCATGACCGAAGACATCCAGACAGCCGTGCGTCTTCTGTTGCCTGGGGAGCTCGGCAAGTACGCCGTGTCCGAGGCCACCAAGTCGGTCATCAGATACCACACCTGCAGATGAACTGCCCCAGGACTGTCTGACCATCCCAAACCAGACTTAAGGGTTCTCCCCTTAGGCCCtacatttaatctttaaaacatttctaccccaaagaaaacattaaaaacctCATTAACTTTGCTTCAATATGTGTCGGTTGTGTCATTTGTTTGATGGAAAATCGTGTCCTTTTTTCTTAACATATTGCAACTCGTCACTTTCCTAAATGGTAATTTCTATTAGCGGTTTCTCAGTGATTTTAGGGATCTTTATGGTCAAAATTCTTTCCCTAAACGTTTCATTGGCCTTTTCCATTTTCATCCTCCCATCTATATTTAGGTATCATCCAGAGATTTTTATATGGGTATAGCAACTGATAAAAAACAgtgtggtcttcccaggtggctcaccagtaaagaatctgcctgcaatgcaggagtcgcaggagaggcaggttccatccctgggtcataaagatccccgggaggagggcatggcaaccctctccagtattctttcctggagaatcccatggagagaggaccctggtgggctacagtccatagggtctgtGAAGAGTCGAGCACCACTGAAGCAAGGTGGCACGCAGGCTCACaaagagcagtgtgtgtgtgtgtgtgtgtgtgtgtgtgtgtgtgtgtgtgtgtgcgcgcttgcgctcagtcactcagtcatgtccaactctttctgaccccatagacaggagcccgccaggctcctatctCTTTGAaagtttccaagcaagaatactgaactgggttgtcatttcctactccagggtatctttctgaccaagggatagaagctgtgtctctttcgtctcctgcattgcagattcttgaccactgcaccaGCAGTAGCAGATATAAGAATCACATTCCCCATTCTATTATTTCAATCCCAATTCacttccatgtgtaaaataggaCTCAAACACAGTGTAAAATAAGAAAACTCTAAATTTCTGGAATCAAGCACCATACAAATTACCTTATCCAGATTTCTCTGATCCTATTTTTTGTTTGCAACCTAgaacattttgctttaaaaaaaaaagaaagaaacaaaaatcctgACTGAATTGCAAACTTGCAGGGATGATGGGATAGTCCAGTGACAGAGAATGTAGCCACAGTCTCCACAGTAGCAGCCAATGAGGGACTGGTAGCCCATGACCCAAAGCAACTGGCCAAATGTATGGTGGAGTGAGAAGAGATGAACAAATAAGAACCTTCCTGTGACACTCAGCCTAGAGATGGAGAGGGAACATGGGGTGATAGTTTTCCTGATGTTTTTCCATTCAAGCACCTGCTTTTAACCATGGCGATTTAAGTACAGGCATCcatttcttggggcttcccaggtggtgctagtggtaaagaacctgccttcttaTGTGGGAAACCTAAGAgccatggattcagtccctggagtgggaagatgccctggagaaaggcatggcaacccactccagtattcttgctggaaggtcccatggacagaggagcctagcgggttacaatccatggggtctcaaagagtcagacacgactgaagcggcttagcatgcacacatccatttcttgggtcttcccaggtggtgccggtagtaaagaccctgcctgcaatgcaggagacacaggagacccaggttctgtccctagatggagaaggttccctggaagagggcatggaaaccccctccagtattctttcctggataattcccagggacagaggagcctggtgggccacagttcatagggccacgaagagtgggacacaactgaagaggctTAGCGCACATGCATGCATCCACTTCTTGTTGTGGGACATGCCTCTAGCTCCTTGCATCAAAATAAGAAGGAAGAGGATGTTCAGCAGTTAAGAGAAATAAGATGACTTCTTCTTCCACCTCAAGTATTTGACTGCTATTGCTTATGATAGTATTTACTGAATTTAATGTCCATGTGTTTTCTTCTTGGTgcactgacatttttatttctataagtaTATTGCTGAATTTCAAACTAGTTGGTGATTTtcctattccttttatttttgtttgagatattttttatttttttaattaattaattttttattattgctttacagaattttgctgttttctgtcaaacctcaacatgaatcagcctagggtatacatatattccctcccttttggaactctgtccccatcccacccctctaggttgatacagagcccctgtttgagtttcctgagccatacagcaaattcccgtggctatctattttacatatggtaatataaatttccatgttactctttccttgcatctcaccctctcctcccctttccctctgtccataattctattctcctatttcttttttataagatTGATTTCAAGGTTACTGCATCCTTGGAGAGAGAAAATACTCTGCGATTTCAGTCCTTTTTAATTTAGAacttaatatttcattatattttaaaccATTCATTTTGAACTTTAAGCAACAAGGAtatgctgtacagcacagagaaatatACCAATTATCtaataataaatgtaaacagagtataatatataaaacaactGAAGCACTATGTTGTAAACCTGaacaaatataatattgcaaCTCATGAATATAtccataaaaaaatttaaagttaaaaaagaatttatcagTACCACTGTTATTGGATGTAGAAATCTGTGAAGGATTTGACTCTCCGCAAAACAATGAGAGATAAGCTAAGAGGATCTACAAAATTCCAACCTCTTGACCCCAGCTATAGTGCTTTCTTTAGGTCAGTCATGACAGAGTTTGGTAAGTTCTAAATTATTTTCCTAGCAATTTCATTTCCCAGTTTATTCTTATTCTCCCAAAGTGTACTATGGAGTTCTTCAGAAGCAGTTTATGTGTGATATGCAATAGATAGAGTGAAGAAACCGATACACCCATCCACTACCTCTAGTATACTTTCCCCATGTATTCCAgttcatttacatattttccaCATATCCTAGTTaatcaaacatttaaatatataaatgaggaCTGATATATAGTACAGAACTGgcaaaacaaaaatttcacacacatttcaattttctaatttcctggttttttaaacttttaaaacattcatacaggagaacaagatggcagaggaataggtggacgtggagtacatctctctccatggatacatcaggaatacaccttcagacacagaagtgcatgcagaacaccagctgacaGTGGACAGGAGTCATGGACCAGCGGAAAATAATATACAGACCCACCCAAAccttggtaggatgaaggaactaggggcaaaaacaggagtgttagtaggactggacctgccctcggcaggtgggggaactgaagcaggggtccgatccccacatcagggcaattgtctgagtcagaggagaaacatttaaggctgagagtgaaacagctgatctgtggcagtctaaatggaatgagaatcagacagtccttgcaaCCATACATACCCAAGACAGGGatgcagatcccctggaaggtgcagcagctggtagctggagtttagggattgtggagcaatcccaaaGTGAGGGCTGCTGTAACTGTGGAGAGACTTATCAAGGGGATGTGAGgaaggagactgtggtgggaaatgcctgtggaggaa encodes the following:
- the LOC114111685 gene encoding histone H2B-like translates to MENGGSTVSAPSSDSHEEDVIIIETSTSETEPSEMEMAKAETSKPEPYDAEPRKAKQKTAKGRRCRRRRCRQGNFSSFATYFPRVLKQVHTGLSLSRESVNVLDSFVKDMFERIAEEAGRLAHINKRCTIMTEDIQTAVRLLLPGELGKYAVSEATKSVIRYHTCR